The DNA sequence TGTGGTTAGAGACATCACATTTTTGTACATATACCGTTCTTTTTACAGagtctattttattttgtactattctattttatttattctacttttttactttatttctacttAATCTGTTTTGAAGGAAAACACCACTCCGTACTGCCtttaattttgttgtgcttttgTTGTGATTATGCTCTCTTAACTATCACCAACAAGGTGACTTCAGTGTTGGCACCCCCAACATGTGTAACCCTTGCAGGGCACTAATGGATCGGCAAGTCCTctgagggccttcgctctggttCGGGTCATTCTGACCCGGGTTGAGCGCCTTACAAGGGTTAAAAGCATGTGCAGAGGTCTACGGTTCGAACAGCGGACTGCTGTGCAGCGTACCTGTATGGAACAGTTTGGTCCAGTGAAGAGAGCCTTATAGGCGGATGCGGCCACAGAAAGGGCCCCCTTGACAAGTCCCTCGGTGATGCCTCCTTGGCTCCTGGCATGAGCACAGTGCTTCGGTTACACAACAATGCAAACAACGAGACATTATTTTCAGAAACAATCCATGTTATAGAGTAAACCATTGTCTAGAAGtgaagcttcagcttcagcttgtAAGTGAAACAACGTTTCACTGCTCGCTGTTGTGCACCTTGGTTGCAGCGCGTTGCCTGGTCTGGGATTGTACATCTCAAAGGCACTGGATGCTGAGCCTGCTGATCTTGACAGACCAGAGGAAACTGCAAAGAATCACAACAAAACATGTGAGAAAGGAAAACAGCTTCTTGCTGAATCAACAAATCCTGAGAGCTTGCGTGTGTTCTTATTTCCTctttctgcaaaagataaaactgtttcctctgctgcagagtaTGAAACTGTTTCTTCATGTCAGCAGTCGCCTGTGAGGCAGTGCTGACGGTAAACTGCTAACTTTTACACTGAAACCTGCTGCCTCGGAGCCTTCTGCCCCATACTGTGGTTGTGTGCTGTGCTAAGTAGCATCACTGAGTTAGTCGTGTGATGGTCCAGTAACACCCACCATTTAGGTGCACTCGTGGTTGCTGGGGCTCATACGCCTCACATGCCGGAGGACTGGCATCCTCCGCCAGATACAGTGCCTCAGACctgaaacattttaaaacaaacataaacaaatgATTTTTACAAGATACAGGGAGGGGGGCGCTTGAGAGGGTTTTTGGTTGCTTTTGGGGGGAGGCTCTGCCTTTAtgagttgtttgtttgtttgatttcttttcttttttgtatattgttgatactgatatattaatttataaatgggtatatttatatcagtgtatataggtgtggtatatgtgtatgtatgtatatgtgtgtgtgtgtgtgtgtgtgtgtgtgtgtgtgtgtgtgtgtgtgtgtgtgtgtgtgtgtgtgtgtgtgtgtgtgtgtgtgttataatgaaatagagtttagggggtaggatttaatacgtttttacttcttcctactcctttttgagcatgttaattatgatggatgcatgtttttatttatatttttgtcttatttacatttatttattattgattattattgtttggttttgttttcactactgtttcatgttcaaaataaaatttcaattcaaaaattaaattcaatcacTACAGGATGTTACAGTAGAAGAAGAGGCCTCCTGATGGGTGTGTCCTGACCTGGGGGAGTAGAGGGCTGGTGGGGGCTGCCGGGGCTGAGGGGGGACAGGTGGGGACACCACTTCAGGGGTAAGTGTCACCGCGTCCAGTGTTTGGGAAGCACACAGCATCTGGTTGACACTGCTGTGGATGGGAGGGGCGGTTGGAGGCCAGGCGTCGCCTGATGCCTCCTGAGCAgcgaccggtgttctgccgagttgtCCTACCTCCGTGAATCGTCCTACCCGTAGGATGAAATGACATACTTCTCTCCCGAGGTGTCCAATCATCCTACCTGATGATATCTATGTGGAAGGACATAGATATCAGGTAGCACGAGATTtggcagatgaaaataccccgtcaaaTCATGCTGTCACATACACGCATGCGGATAGAACTGCCTGTATCTCACCTTGTtgtgtttcaatacattttCTATTCTTCATTTATCAATTTTCTattcttcatttaaaaactattctctctctctctctctctctctctctctctctctctctctctctctctctctctctctctctctctctctctctctctctatatatatatatatatatatatatatatatatatatatatatatatatatatatatatatatatattaaaatatgtattatatatatatatatatatatagtactcccttatctgaggccataagaagtcAATCGTGACTCGAATCAGTGCTgtttctgtgctatgatgcattctgaaccctgactgaaaaacttcacaTAGATCACttctatacaaatggtcacataactggcttgtgactaccttttccagatttttagatacaaatggaaggttggaaattggtctataattagcgaAAATGAATGGGTCAAGAGAaagtttttaagtaaaggtttaactactgcaactttaaaaacctgtggTATGTATTCTAAGTTTAGGGATacgttgatctggtccagtattgttggccaataagagaaagaacatttttgaGTAGTTGAGTCAGGATGAGGTCTAACAAACAGGTGGATGATATAGCTCTATTGATGTCTGGGGTCAGCTCAGAAAGGTCTACAGGatctatggtctagttggcggAACCAGACCTCTAATtcactgagcctcgcctccaatgCTATGAATAAACtacacatttcacacactgagcagtgAGAAGAAGAAACGGTGGGAGAAGAGGAGGCCAGTCAAAGAGGCTAAAAGACAGAAAGTGTACCGGTGATTGGTGACGATGAAAGTTGCAGAAGGGAAAATGTGCAAGTGCTCAATTTAAAACAGAGGTTTACCACATATAGTCTTATATTATCAAAAAAACAAGGTAAGTTTAGATTAAAAAGATTTGAAGAATCAGAGCCCTTGACACCGTGCAAACAGCAACAGACTGCGAACAACAAACAGGAAGTGTACCTTACCGCCAAGAAACGTAATTAGTTTAAAGCTGCTATTTACATGAAAGTTTCTTAATCCCAGTCTTTCCTCGATCTGAGTATGATTGGAGTATTGTGGTCCATGTTAACTTAGTCAGTTGGAGCATCAACTGAGGTGAGAACGGTTCCTGGGAGTCAGAcaacagcagctgtgtgtcattAGCCCGTTAAGCGGCTATTGGTCAGAACTGGTCTctggcaacatttaaaaactgtcAGCCATGCTGCCTGCTTTATGTCTGACTTTCAATATGAAGATTTCAGGCATCTTTCTGAGGTTTGGTCCAGTCTTGGTTTGAAGCAACTGTTTCCAGCAAGTTCTAGAAGTTTCTGATGTagttgtgttcttgtttttaatgGTTTCAGGGGTTCCCTCTGTGCATTGTTGATTGTGGAGTCATGTGGGATGCATTTGAAAGGTAGGCTATGATCTGCTGAAGACATGTGAAGTTGTATCACACTTGCCTTAAATCATCTGTTTTCTGTCCTCaggatcaaaatctcaccaacagAGTGGTGGCGGTGGGGCCAGTGTTGGTAACTTTGCCTCCTACCAGGGAGCATCCACAGGTCATTCAGCACCAGTACTGCACAGTGCTCCTAGACTGGTCTCTGCCCCAGTACTTGTCCAAGATCCTAATCGCCCTCATCTTGTTGGCTACACAACTCCAGTAGTGAGTAGCCTGGGCTctgctgcacctgctgtggGATACTATGTTGGTTCTGGGTCTGCTATGCCCCCTCACACAGGAGCTGTCAGTACTGGCTATGCTATGCCCCTTCAGACAGGAGCTGTCAGTCCTGGGTCAGTTATGCCCCTTCAGCCTGGCTATGTTGTCTCTGGTTCTGCTTTGccctttcaagcaggagctgttggCTCAGGACCGACTGGAGGTCAGTCTCTTCTACCAAATAAGTCTGTAGATGCATGGTACTAGTCTTGTGATTGGGTAGTGTATCCTGACTCGTTTCTCCACAGAAACCCCGTGGGCCGTTCCTCCCCAAACcttgactgaagcagcagaaGATGACCAGACCATGGGTGCCAGTGACGTTCTCCTCTCAGCCCCTCCACCACCACCCGAACCTAGCTTCCAGGCAGGGGAAGCTTCCAGTATTATGAAGGAAGCTGAACTTGGCAACTTCCAGCGGCAGACGGAAGAATTTGCCAACCCGGCTGACCAACTGGGGCAAGGGCAGCAGGgattcacaagtgtggtggttCCCCAGTTTGGTGTGGGTGGTTTCTCGGCTTACCCCTATCCATACTTGGACTACAACCTCCTGTATGGcctgtaccctcctggcacccagactaccttcagccagcaccatgagaagggcaAAGACTACTCTCAGGCCATCCACTACTTGACAGAGCATGCTTCTGACAACcatggttctgtgcagcagaaaaaggtcttccaagcagcctcctagacttctgcaggaaatgctAAGGTGTCTCAAGGCTGGCAGAAATGTGTCCTCTGCTAGTTTTGCATAAAAGATGCTGAATCAgctttggccaataaagattttGACTATTACATGGTTTTGGGGAATGCTTATTTATAATAAAGGTACAGAAATGGGGGACCAGGGAGGAACTGGGCAAGGCCAGTCTAGAGGTCCTGGACTGTATTGGGACCTACTGGATAAAGCTGCGTTGTAGGCCAATTCCACCTAAGCTGGCCCTATAACAAGTGGGTCTGGAAAGGAGTCGCCTTCCAGCTACAAGTTGGCACTCTTGATCATCACACCTGTGACTAGTCTTCGGTTAACAGACTAGCTGAAACTCTTGGCgcttagtacctactcagctcgactcgacACACCCCTGTCTTGCACTTTTAAACCAAGGGTCGAGGCGAgatagtagatactttttctgtatctattctgccgaggttctaagtggctgagtcagccctggatctgacgtcatcccactacacgccaccgattggtccgggggcggggccgtcagacgtttgaatcaggaagcgggaatcagcgcaaGAGTGGCTCGTggcttcattttattcaacaggcaatggcagcgcaaacgtctgtttcgtgatccaactctgaggtgcagatgttcataaacctggtgggatctagacgggcgataaggaacgaccagctCTACCAGGCGCTTGGTCACTTCTTagccgctcgcggctctcagctgacttttcatcagcgccgagacaaaaaaagcgtcaccgcttgaagcttcactaattttttaactttatcgaacacaagtcagacccagcagcacatatatcatctctatgttctacatctttagtgttttcttctccatttagatcgacaatcaaatacatcgcagcagcttcgctccaacccgcccacttctcatctgggtgtctaaaaacaaactaggacaaggcgagtcgagtcgcgctgagtaggtactagtcagtactcgagttgttaaaaaaaaaaaaaaaaaaaaaaaaaatcaggggggatggtggattttatctttttttctcccttgtctgcacacatattaatgattgataccatgacggtagaaaccaaaagtatatatatgtgcattattactatatttaatatatatacgcatacatatgcgtacacatacataaatatacccATACAAAcctagtgattttttttttttttttttgggggggtgacgacatccactgccaatccaggaagcaggaacacatgtCCTGAAAGTCTGGCATTGCATGCCATATCCTGAGGGTGGCAGAATAATTGTACAGTCCGAGCATGGATGTTGCTTGACTGACTGGCTTGCAGAAGGTTGGTGGTTGGCATGAACTTCACATGGCCAAAGTTCCTGGGGAAAGTGCCATAGCCCAATATGGGACTGTTAAGTGATCCCATtgcagatgtttttatttttgatggTAAAGGTGGTGGGGTTGTTTGTGGGACATGGCTAAAAGGCAATAATCCCACCAGTTTCAATGTTCACCTTCTGAAACTTACAGTTTTAGTCAAATGGGGAGCAGCAGATGGCTAACTACAAATGCCTCCGTCCGGTGGTAAACTAAtcaatacttttttttgttttcatgaggctgtcttttttctaaaaattgcTACTAAAGTTATTGGTATGTAAAGAGTAAAGTTAAGCAGGTGAAACTGTAGATGCAGCAGATGACAGGACAGCATTTGCCACCACTggtaaaactaacaaaaaaataaagtcattttATCTACatatttgttttgcttttatcaAGGTATAAATACCCTGACATAAAGAAGAACAGATGGTCGCTGAATAGAAGTCATAcaggcagagccggattaacgcaaaggcagactaggcacgtgcctagggcccgacagggggggggggggggccagacagagggacaaaaaaaaaaaaaaaaaaaagatttttttttttttttttttttttttgtctgcacacatattaatggttgataacatgccggtaaaaacctaaggcatatatatatgtgcattattactacacggggcctggcgccccaaggggcctggcgctatgggcggttttttttttcccctatttttttttttttccttataaatatcaacagtcacgttccattacagacctaaatgtgtactagtctgtgcatatcaataaatatatgtgcaatgatgacgcgtgtctgttgttcaatacaactgatcagaccaagcgcagacacaagctgctctgatccagacgggtggagttggaacaaactgtcacacaatgtcgagagaacgagacagattcaggaaatttccatcaggggatgaaaaaagaaaaaaactaaagaaaatggaagagtttaatgcctctctgaaaggcacgtttgataaatttgttacaaaaatccccgatccgcccgggtctcaagcagccgtggggccccgcgttgaggcaagagatgatgatgaggcaggggaaggtatccagtattttgctaattggagagttaaaattgcgcatataaacacccgatccgacccgaaaaacccaaaaattttgcgagggccccccttgctatttcacacagggcctcgcaaatctcccagacggctctgcatacgcatacacatacatacatatacacatacagacatacatactacagcacactttgtcttactgcaaattgtattggtctttgtagatttgacttcttatttaactattcaatttaatcaacacatttaattaagattttctgcaaaatgctcacaatcgataagataaggataatttaatagcatttaatagagcattgtaataacgtataaataataaaaatctaaaaatagtctgatagactgtttaatatacaacacatgacttattttggaatacaaagaaccgacttgactatgactatgctatgtaaaatgtgaattaagttttatcagtaactttggtaagtttaagatttcataaataacatcgatggaggggggcccaaaaatcacagtctgcctagtgtagtccatttatttaatccggctctgcagaCAGGTCAGTGGAATGATGTGGGTTTCCGTGTGTGCTGTAATGGCAACATGACACCACGAGGTGGCAGCAGAGACCTTCATTCCACTGCAGGTTACAGCAACAAGACTGACTCCAACCAGATCCAGCTCAGAAACCACAATACTTTGACTGCTCAAACCTGGATAACATTAACGCAAAAAAAGTTAGGAAAACATAAACTAtttacaatataaaatataccTTCCTGACACCTGAAGTAAATTACGTCTTAGAGCTTAacgaacaaataaaacaaatttatgatttatgaaattgttcttcggaatatgtttttgttttaaaataattgGTCAACCTTTTTAAATTATTCATCATTCTTATttatcatcaatccatccatccatccatctatccatccatccatccatccatccatccatccatccatccatccatccatccatccatccatccagagacAGATCACACTGTAACAGTGGTTCTAATTATTTGTAAGAAGAAACAAATTTACTTGAGTCCTTGTGTGTTATACAGTATGTTGATATTTAGACTTCAGTGATCAAATTATTTGATGGTTATAGAGCTTTAAGCATTGAACAATGTTATATTTTGTCTAGTTCTTACTCTGCTCCTAAAACAGTAATCTACCAAATGAAAATCTGTGGTTAGAATATTTGTGTCAACCTGATGGGCTGCTTTGGAGagaggggattttttttctctttcacacAGATCAAGCCTCATATAATTGAGCTTTTGGCCACATTTCTTTGTGAGCTATATCAGATATATAACCTGTACTCATCCCATCGTCCTGATTCATGCTGCTCCACCTCAAACTGGGGTTTAAAAGGAATTTTGTAGTGctcaaaatcccttttttgaaGAGTTACCAGTTTATGATGATAACTATTGTAAAGATACTTTAAGTGTTTTCAAAAGTCCAACATTTAGGGACGAAGCAAtactgagctgtcaactgatcaccacctggtggtaagttggatgcgctggcggaggaggaggttggacagaccgggcagacccaaacggattgtgagggtctgttgggaacgtctggctgagccctctgtcagggacatcttcaactctcacctccgagagaacttctctcagatcccgggggaggcgggggacatcgagtctctggatgtcgtagggctgtcttggttgaagcgcctctgcgacattgcatggaggaaggggacagtaccgctggagtggcaaaccggggtggtggtccctctttttaaaaagggggaccggagagtgtgctccaactatagggggatcacacttctcagcctccccgggaaagtctacgccagggtactagagaggagaatacggctgatagttgaacctcggattcaggaggaacaatgcggttttcgtcctggTCGTGGAACAcaggaccagctctacaccctccgcagggtgctcgagggttcatgggaatttgcccaaccagtttacatgtgttttgtggatctggagaaggcatttgaccgtgtccctcgtgccattctgtggggggtgctcagtgagtatggagtccggggccctctattaagggctgtccggtctctgtttGATCGGAGctggagtctggttcgcattgcagtagatcagacttgttcccggtgcatgttggactccagcagggctgccctttgtcaccgggcctgttcataatttttatggacaggatttctaggcgatttctaggcgtagccaggggccagaggggatctggtttcatctctgctttttgcagatgatgttgtcctgttggcttcatcggaccgggaccatcagcatgtgctggggcggtcaggatttaccggtcaatc is a window from the Cololabis saira isolate AMF1-May2022 chromosome 19, fColSai1.1, whole genome shotgun sequence genome containing:
- the nbr1a gene encoding NBR1 autophagy cargo receptor a: MIGHLGREVCHFILRVGRFTEVGQLGRTPVAAQEASGDAWPPTAPPIHSSVNQMLCASQTLDAVTLTPEVVSPPVPPQPRQPPPALYSPRSEALYLAEDASPPACEAYEPQQPRVHLNVSSGLSRSAGSASSAFEMYNPRPGNALQPRSQGGITEGLVKGALSVAASAYKALFTGPNCSIQVRCTAVRCSNRRPLHMLLTLVRRSTRVRMTRTRAKALRGLADPLVPCKGYTCWGCQH